The Streptomyces sp. NBC_00306 sequence AATCGTCGGCGTACGACCAGGGGTCCACCGGCCGGGTCGGCCTCTGCTATCTCGACCTCGACGGTTTCAAGGCGGTCAACGACACCCTCGGGCACCGGGTCGGCGACCGGCTGCTCGCGGCCGTCGCCCGGCGGCTCACCGAGTGCGCGGACGGCGACGGTTACACCCGCAGCGGCGGCCATCTGGTGGCCCGGCTCGGCGGCGACGAGTTCGCGATCCTGGTCGAGGACTCCACGGGTACGGACCAGGTCGCCGATCTCGCCCGGTCCGTACTGGTCGCGCTGCAGCAGCCGTTCGACCTCGACGGGCAGCGGCTCTCGGTCTCCGCGTCGATCGGGGTGGTGGAGCGTACGGTCGCCGGCACGACCGCGACGGGGCTGATGCAGGCCGCCGACACGACGCTCTACTGGGCGAAGGCGGACGGCAAGGCGCGCTGGACGCTCTTCGATCCCGAGCGCAACGCGCACCGGATGACGCGGCAGGCCCTCTCCTCGACGCTGCGGCCGGCGGTGGAGCGCGGGGAGTTCGCGCTGGAGTACCAACCGCTGGTGGGACTGGCGGACGGGATGACGCGCGGCGTCGAGGCGCTGGTGCGCTGGAATCACCCGCAGTTCGGGACACTTGCGCCGAATCGGTTCATCGGAATCGCGGAGGAGGACGGCTCGATCGTCCAGCTCGGGCGGTGGGTGCTGCGCACCGCCTGCCGCCAGGCGCGCCGGTGGCAGCAGGAGCACCCCGGCGTCCCGCCGCTGTTCGTGAGCGTCAATGTCGCCGTACGGCAGGTCTGGGACTCGGACCTGGTGGCGGACGTGGCGGAGATCCTCGCCGAGACGGGGCTCGCGCCGCACCTTCTCCAGCTCGAACTCACCGAGTCCGCGGTGATGGGTTCGGCCGGCAGGCCCCTCCAGGCGCTCCAGGCGCTCAGCGACATGGGCGTGCAGATCGCCATCGACGACTTCGGCACGGGCTATTCGAACCTGGCGTATCTGAGCCGGCTGCCGGTCTCGGCGCTGAAGCTGGACGGATCGTTCGTCCGGGGCTTCCAGGACGAGGCGCACCCGAACCCGGCGGACGAGACGATCGTCGAGGCCCTCGTCCAGCTCGCGCACCGGCTCGGTCTGACGGTCACGGCGGAGTGCGTGGAGACCTCGGGGCAGGCCTCCCGGCTGCGCAGCATCGGCTGCGACACGGGTCAGGGCTGGCTGTACTCACGGGCCGTGGCGCCGGACCGGATCGGGGCGATGATCGGCATCAGCGCGCTGCCCGGGTGAGGACCGGCGCCGCGGGCGCTTGACGACGGGCGCCGCCCCGGACCCCTGAGCGGGGGTCCGGGGCGGCGCCGTGGTGGGGGGCGGGGAGCACCTGTGATCAGCAGGCGCCCTGGTCGCGCCAGACGCCCCACTCACCGGTGGTGCCGGGCTCCTCGTTCTGCGTCCACCACTGGGCCTTCCAGGTGCGGCCCTTGTGGGAGACGAGGCCGCCGTTGTTGTAGACCGCGGAGGCGGACCACGGCGTGGCCGTGCAGCCGGGCGCCGGGTCGGACGGCGACGGGGTCGGGTCGCTCGGCGAGGGTGTCGGGTCGGACGGGGACGGGGTGGGTTCGCTCGGGTCCGGGCTCGGCGAGCTGCCGACGGCCGCCACGATGTCGTTGAGCAGCTTCGCTCCGGGGTCCAGGCCGAGCAGGGAGTACATCATCGCGCCGCCCAGACCGCGGTTGTGGGCGTAGTCGGCGCGGGCCTGGATCGCGCGCTTGTCGAGGCCGGTGAAGAACTCGCCGTCCTTGTAGAAGTACGACGCCTTCGCCTCGTCGTCCCAGAACGTCGTCGCCGCGTTGTCGACGATGCCGCCGAGCTCCTTGTAGTGCGCGATGCCCGCCTGCTGGCTCAGCGGACGCGCGGCGCTCGCACCGGTGGCGCTGCCGCCGAGACCGTTTTTGGCCCCGGCCGGAACACCCTTCCAGCCGCGGTAGTAGAACTCGTATCCCAGCGTCAGCTTGTTCGCCGGGAAGCCGCCCGCGATGCCGTACGCGGCGTTGCCGTCGATCCAGGCGTCCACGGCGTTGTCGATCGAGTACTTCTGGGTGCCCGGCGGGATCGGGTCGGTCGGGTCGGACGCCGGCGAGTACAGCGGCGACTGGTGGTAGGCGGGTCCGTCCGCGTCCCAGGCGCCGTGCATGTCGTAGGTCATGATGTTCGCGTAGTCGAGGTACGCGCCCACCTTGTCCGTCTCGATGTACTTGATCTTGTCCTGGCCGGCCGGCATCGCCGCCGTCAGCAGGTACTTCTTGCCGCCGTGCGCGGTGCCGTACTCGTTGAGCTGCTTGCGGAACTCGGCCAGCAGCAGGGTGAAGTTGGTCTTGTCCTCGGGGCCGTAGTGGTTGCCGAGGTGGCCGCCCGCCGAGCCCGGGTACTCCCAGTCGATGTCGATGCCGTCGAAGATGCCGGCCGCCGTGCCGGCTCCGCCGAAGCCGCCCTCGACCGGGATGTCGCCCTGGATGTACTGCTTGATGCAGGACGCCACGAGCTTCTTGCGGCTCGCGTCAGTCTTCGCCGCGTCGTGGAAGAACTTGGAGTACGTCCAGCCGCCCAGCGAGATGTTGATCTTCAGATGGGGGTTCTTCGCCTTCAGCTTCTTGAACTGGTTGAAGACACCCGCGATCGGCTGGTTCCAGGTGTCGGCGACGCCGTCCACGCTGTCGGCCGCGCCGAACGTCTTCTGGTAGTCCGCGAAGGCGTCGCCCGCACCGTCACCGGCGTTCGGGTTGTTGTCGTCGCCCGCCGCCTTGTTCGCCTCGAAACAGGTCAGATCCGTGGGGTGGATGTTCCCGAACGAGTAGTTGATGATGTCGAGCTTCCCCGCGATGCCCCTGTCCTGGAGGTGCTTGGGGAAGAAGGCGTTGCCGTACACGCTCCACTGGTCGTAGTACGCGATCTTCACCCCGCCCGTGGATGCGGCGGCGAGCTGGGCGTCGTTGCCGGCCGCGCCGGCCGGGCCGGTGGCGGCGAAACCGGCCATGACGCCTGCGGCGAGCGCCGCGGTCGTCAGGGCCGCGAGCAAGGGTCTGGGGGAGCGCACGGACAGCCTCCGGGGTTGTGCCGACGTGAGTGGGAGAAGAGATAGCGATCCGGCCACCGGCGCGTCAATGGTCCTGACCACATTAGGACTAGACCAATTTTGACGAGAAACCGCTTGTCAGGCTGTTGCAACAGTATGCAAAAACCGCCCGCCACCATCGTGACGAGCGGTTTAAGGGTGCGTTAACCGAGCCCTGCGGCCCTGATCAGGAAGGAACCACCGAGGTCGGCAATTCGTAGGCGTCGGCGATCAGTTCGTACGAACGGAGCCGGATGTAACCGCCGTGGGCATTGGCCGTGAGCATCAACTCGTCGGCCCCCGTGCGCTTCTGGAGGTCGTCCAGACCGGTGCGCACCGCGTCCGGCGTGCCGTGGACGATGTTGGTCAGCCAGCTGTCGACGAACTCCCGCTCCATGGGGCTGAACCGATACACCTCGGCCTCTTCGGGCGTCGGCACGAGCCCCGGGCGGCCGGTGCGCAGCCGCAGCATCGACAGCGCCCCGGTCAGCACCTGCCGGCGGGCCTCCCTCTCGTCGTCGGCGGCGAGCGCCGCCACCCCGATGAGCGCGTAGGGGGCGTCCAGCACCGCCGAGGGCCGGAAGGACTCGCGGTAGAGGTCGAGCGCCGGGATGGTGTTCTGCGCCGAGAAGTGGTGGGCGAAGGCGAAGGGCAGTCCCAGCACGCCGGCCAGCCGGGCGCTGAAACCGGAGGAGCCGAGGAGCCAGACGGGCGGACGGCCGGTGGGCCCCTGCACCGGGCCCGGGACCGCGTGAATACGGCTGTAGGGGTGCCCGTCGGGGAAGTCGTCGTCCAGGAACCGTGTCAGTTCGGCGAGTTGCTGCGGGAAGTCGTCGGCGCCCTCGCCCAGCCGCTCGGTGCGCCGCAGTGCGGCGGCGGTCGCGCCGTCCGTACCGGGGGCGCGGCCGAGGCCGAGGTCGACACGGCCCGGGGCGAGCGCCTCCAGCGTGCCGAACTGCTCGGCGATGACGAGAGGCGCGTGATTGGGCAGCATCACGCCGCCGGAGCCGAGGCGGATGTGCTCGGTGTGCGCGGCGAGGTGCGCGAGGATCACGGCGGGCGAGGAGGAGGCGACGCCGGGCATGGAGTGGTGTTCGGCCACCCAGTGGCGGCCGTAGCCGCGACTCTCGGCGAGCCGGGCGATCTGCACACTGGTGCGCAGGGCGTCGCTCGCGGTACGGCCCTCGCCGACCGTGACCAGATCCAGTACGGACAGCGGCACCGGCGCAGTACCCCGTGCCGTGCCTCGTATTGGGTCGCCCTGTATCGCGTCGTCCACCGGTTCAGCCCTCCTGCGCGTAAAAACGTACAACACAGAAGAACAGGAGGGCCTCTCCGCTTTATTCCGGAGCGGGACGGGGCCGGGGCCCCGGCGCAGGTCCGAGCGCCGTCCCATCACCCCCGGCGGGATCCGGTTCGAGACGTCGGGCCCGGGTCGGCATCCCGGACCGGATCGGTTCCGGTGGGGTGCGGTTCCGGGCTGCACGGTTCAGGTCCGGGAACGCCCGGCCGCTCGGACCGGAGCAGCGCCCGGGCCGCGCGGCGGTCAGGGTCCGGACCCGGCCGCTCGGAGCGGAGCCGGGCCCGGCCCCTCGCACGAGGCCCGGGCCCGGGCCGCTCAAACCGTGCCCCGGCCCGGCCCGCCGCTCAGATCCGGATTTGGTCCCGCTTGGCGAACAGCGTGCCCAGCTTCGGCGCCCACGCCCGGCGCTCGGCCAGCCGCAGGCCCTCCCAGACGGTCACCTGGTTCGCCGTGAGGACCGGCTTGCCGAGCGTCTCCTCCAGCTCGGGCAGATACGCCGCCGTGTGCAGGGCCGTGTCCGGCAGCAGCACGATCTCCGCGTCCGGATGGTCTCCCGCACGCGCCAGCTCCAGCACCTCGTCCCGGCCCCAGGTGCCGACCTCGGCCGCCGTGATGATGCCGCTCGCCCGGTCCGCGACCACCTCGGTCCCCGCGGCCTTGAGGAACGCCGTGAAGTGGGCGGTGACATCCTCCGGATAGGTCGCCGCCACCGCCACCCGTTCCGCGCCCAGCGCGCGTACCGCGTGGGCGAAGGCGAACGACGTGCTGGACGCCGGGAGGCCCGCGGCCAGCGCGAGCGCCCGTGTCTGCTCGTGGGCGCCGTCCCACCCGTATACGAAGCTTCCGCTCGTGCACGCCCAGACGACCGACTCGGCGCCCGCGAGGCGGAGTTCCTCCACGCCCGCGGCGAGCCGCTCGGGCGACCCCATGTTCAGCAGGGCGTCCACGCGGTGGGCGTCCTCGCCGATGTCGGTGTGCACGACCGGCAGCCTGATGTCGCTGTCGAGCAGCACCTCGAAGCGTGGGTAGTCGTCCTCGGCGGAGTGCCCGGGGTACAGAAGTCCGACCGTGGTCATGTCCAGCCTTCCTGTTCTTCGGGCTGGGCCGGCTGAGCCTGGGGCTGCGGTGCCTGGGGAGGGAGCGGGATCTCGGGCTGGGCCTCCGGCTGCAGCAGCAGCCCTTGGTAGGGCCCGACCGCGTGCACGCCGATCCGGCGCAGCGCCGCCCACATCGTCACCTGGTTCGCGGAGAGCACCGGCATCCTCAGTTCGGCCTCCAGCTGGGGGATCGCGTCGTACGTCGGCAGATTCGTGCAGCTGATGAAGAGCGCGTCGGCCGCGCCCACCACCGCCTGCCGCGCCATGTCCACCACCGACCGGTACGGCACCTTCCAGATGTGCCGGGTCAGTCCGAGAAAAGCGCGGCCCGTGACGGTTGCCCCGGCTTCCGCCAAGTAGTCCTCCAGCGAACGCGTGACCGATTCCGTATAGGGGGTCACGAGGGCGATACGGCGGGCGCCCAGCTCGTCGAGTGCTTCGAGCAGGGCGCCGGACGTGGTCAGCGAGGCGACGTCCCCCGCCGAGGTCATCGCCTCGCACATGGCCCTCTCCCCGGCGACCCCGCCGACGAAGCTGCCGGATGTGCAGGCGTAGGCGATGACTTCGGGCTCGGACGCCCCGAGCGCCTGCACGGCCTTGTGCAGGGTCTCGTGCTCACTGACCAGGCGGGCGAGGTCGAGGGAGACCTCCACAGGGACGTAGGGAGTACGCGTCAGCCGCAGTGAGACGTCGTCGGGGACCCAACGCCACAGCTCGCGATCCAGCGCGAAATCGAACGGAGCGACGATGCCGACACCGCGTTGCGGTTGCGGCCCGCCGAGAAAGGAGACATCCATCGCCGGCCCCCTTTGACGTGTTGTTGACGACGTTAGGTTCGGCTGCGAGCGTGGGTCAATCCGTACATGTCAGACGTTACGAAACGGCTTCCGCTTGATGTCCGAACCCACTCTTCTCGTCCTGCAGGCGGACCCCCCGCCCCGTCTCGGCAAGCTGACCGGGCGGGTCCGCGTCAGTTATGCCGACGAACAGTCGCTCGCCGCCCAACTCCCTCACGCCGACGTGCTGTTGGCCTGGGACTTCACCTCCGACGCGGTGCGGCTCGCCTGGCCGGGCGACGGCCCGCGGCCACGCTGGGTGCACACCCCGAGCGCCGGTGTGGACCGGCTGCTCTGCCCCGAACTGGCCGAATCCGACACGGTGGTCACCAACGCCCGGGGCGTCTTCGAGGAACCCATCGCGGAGTACGTCGCGGGCCTGGTGCTCGCCATGGCGAAGGACCTCCCCGGGACCCTCGAACTCCAGCGGCAGCGCCGATGGCGCCATCGCGAAGGGCTGCGCGTCGCCGGCACCCGGGCCACGGTCGTCGGCGCCGGACCCATCGGCCGGGCGGTGGCCGCGACCCTGGAGGCCCTGGGCATCACCGTGGCGGTCGTGGGCCGGACCGCGCGGGGCGCCATCCACGGCACCGAGGATCTCGATCCGCTGCTGGCGCGCGCCGACTGGGTGGTGTGCGCCGCCCCGCTGACCGACGCGACACGCGGGATGTTCGACCGGCGGCGCTTCGCCCTGATGCAGCCGTCGGCCCGGTTCATCAACGTGGGACGCGGCCCGCTGGTCGTCGAGGACGATCTCGTCGCGGCGCTGAACGACCGGGTGATCACGGGCGCCGCCCTCGATGTCTTCACCTCGGAGCCGCTGGAGCCCGACAGCGCGCTGTGGGACGTCCCCGGGCTGATCGTGTCCCCGCACATGAGCGGCGACACGGTGGGCTGGCGCGACCGGCTCGGCGAGCAGTTCGTCGATCTGTACGACCTCTGGGAGGCCGGAAAGCCGTTCCCGAACGTGGTGGACAAGAAACGTGGGTACGTCCCCATGCATGACTGATCCGCTGACTGACCACACCGCACGCCAACTGCTGGCCGGCTACGAGAAAGGGGACTTCACGCCCGTCGAGGCGACCCGAGCGGCACTGGAGAGGATCGAGGCGGTGCAGCCGCTGGTCAACGCCTTCGTCCGGGTCGACGCCGAGGCAGCGATCGCCCAGGCCGAGGCCTCGGCCGAACGCTGGCGGCGGAAGGAGCCGCAAGGGCTGCTCGACGGCGTGCCGGTCACCGTGAAGGACCTGCTGCTCCAGCGCGGCGGGCCGACACTGCGCGGCTCGCACACCGTCCGCGCCGAGGGCGCCTGGGACGAGGACGCGCCGTCGGTGGCGCGGATGCGCGAACACGGCGCGGTCTTCCTCGCTAAGACCACCACGCCCGAGTTCGGCTGGAAGGGGGTCACCGACTCCCCCCGGCACGGTGTCACCGGCAACCCCTACGACCCGTCGCGGACGGCCGGCGGCTCCAGCGGCGGCAGCGGGGCCGCGGTGGCGCTGGGCGCGGGCGCCCTCTCGCTGGGCACGGACGGCGGCGGTTCGGTCCGTATCCCCGCCTCCTTCTGCGGGATCTTCGGCCTCAAGCCGACGTACGGCCGGGTACCGCTGTATCCCTCCAGCCCGTTCGGAACCCTGGCGCACGTCGGCCCGATGACCCGCGACGCGGCTGACGCGGCACTGCTGCTCGATGTGATCAGCGGCCCGGACTGGCGGGACTGGTCGCAACTGGCGCCCGCGGGCAGCGCACAGGACGCGCTCGCGGACGGCATCCACGGGCTGCGGATCGCCTACTCGCCGTCCTTCGGCGGGCAGGTGGCGGTCCGTCCGGCGATCGCCTCCGCGGTACGCGGGGCGGTGCAGGCGCTGGCCGGGCGCGGCGCGTACATCGAGGAGGCCGACCCCGACATCAGCGACCCGGTGGAGGCCTTCCACACCCTGTGGTTCAGCGGTGCGGCGCGGCTGCTCCAGGCGCTGGGGTCCCCGCAGCGGCAGTCGCTGGACCCCGGGCTGCGCGAGATCACCGCGATCGGCGCGCGGCACAGCGCGCTGGAGTATCTGGCGGCCGTGGACACCCGGATGGATCTGGGCCGGCGCATGGGGCGCTTCCACAGCACGTACGACCTGCTGGTGACGCCGACGCTGCCGGTCACCGCCTTCGAGGCGGGGGCGGAGGTGCCGGCCGGCTCGGGGCACCGTCGCTGGACGGGTTGGACGCCGTTCACCTATCCCTTCAACCTGACGCAGCAGCCCGCCGCCACCGTGCCGTGCGGGGTGGACGAGGACGGGCTGCCGATCGGCGTCCAGCTGGTCGGGGCGCGGCACGCGGACGCGCTGGTGCTGCGGGCCGCGCACGCGCTCTACGAGTCGGGAGTGGCGTCGATCCCCGCGCCCCGTCCGCGGATCTGAGCCGCGGACTCGCCCGGACAGGACCTAGGCGCGCCGGAAGCTGAGGGTCTCCCCCAGCGCACCGGCCCGCCACAGGTCCTGACAGGCCTCGGCCATCCGGTCGAGGCCGTCGACCACGGTGCCCCAGACGATGCCGGGGACCCATCCGGTGTCGCCGTTGAGCAGCAGGTTGTTGCGTTCGTAGAACAGCGCGAGGTCGACGACGGTGGCGCGGCCCGCGTGCGCCGCCTTGTCCCCGTAGCCGTACGAGTTCGTACCCAATTGCACATCGGAGAAGGTGAAGTAGCAGAGATCTCCCGGAATGGGAGTGACGGTCGGATTCTCCAGCGGCGGCTCCTGCGGCGCGAACGCGGGCAGCAGGGCGTAGATCTCGTTGCGCGCGTACTTGGCGTGGTAGACGTCGCCGCCCAGCGGCAGCGCGTCCCACACGGCGGCGCAGGTGATCGGGGCCTTGTCGGTCAAGAGCCGTGCCGTGCAGCTGATTCCGCGCTTGTCGAGCGAGACCTCGACGAAGCGGTCGGCCGGGCCGGTGATGTGGTCAGCCATGCAATCTCCTCGGGTGGGTGGTGCTCCTCCACTCATGCCCGCCGATCCCGGGCGCAAATTCATCCGCATACCCGAATGCGAACGGGGTAGCCGCGCCCCCATGGCTCCACCACAGGGGATATCCAGACACAGCACAGGCCAAGGAATCCGGCGCCGCTCACTGCTCGCCGGGGCCGTGGCCCTGGGTGCCGTGGGCGCCGTCGGTGCGACGAGCGCATGCAGCAGGGTGGCCACCGCCGACGCCGGTGACGGGGGGCATCTGCTGGAGCAACTGCGCGCGAAGAAGACCGTGCGGCTCGGGCTCGCGGGCGAGCAGCCGTACAGCTACATCGGCAAGGACGGCAAGATGACGGGTTCCGCCCCCGCCATCGCCGAACGGATCTTCAAGGAGCTGGGTGTCGAGAACGTCCAGCCCTTCCCCACCGAGTTCGGTTCCCTGATCACCGGCCTCAACTCCCTCCAGTTCGACGTCGTCGCCGCCGGGATGTACATCAACCCCGAGCGCTGCGAACAGGTCATCTTCGCCGACCCCGAGTACCAGATGCTCGACGCGTTCATCGTGCGCAAGGGCAACCCGAAGAACCTGCACAGCTACAAGGACATCGCCGAGGCCGGCGCCAAGATGGCCACGGGCGTCGGCTACGCGGAGATCGACTACGCCAAGGAGGCCGGGGTCAAGAACCTGACGACCCTGCCCGACCAGCTCGCGGGCCTGCTCGCGGTGGAACAGGGCCGGGTCGACGTCTTCGTGGGCACCGCCGTCACCGTGCGCAATGTCGTGAAGGAGACCCGGAGCGGCAAGGTCGAGGCGACGGCCGAGGTCACGCCGTACGTCAAGGGCAAGCCGGTCATCGACGTCGGCGGCTTCGCGTTCCGCAGCCCCGAGACCACCCTCCGGGACGCCTTCAACCGTGAGCTGCACAAGCTCAAGAAGAGCGGCGAACTGCTGGAGATCATGCGGCCCTTCGGCTTCACGAAGGACCAGATGACCACCATCACCGCCAAGGAGAAGTGCAAGCCATGAGCGAAATATCCGCGGGTTTGTGGGAACTCCTCCTCAAAGGCGTGTGGATCACCGTCCAGCTGACCGTCCTCAGCGCAGCGCTGGCCGCGGTCGTCGCCTTCGTCGTCGGCCTCGCACGCGCACACCGGCTGTGGATCGTGCGGTTCGTCGCCGGCGCCTACTTCGAGATCTTCCGCGGCACCTCGGCGCTGATCCTGATGTTCTGGATCTTCTTCGTCCTGCCGCTCGGCTTCGGCTGGCAGCTCGTCCCCCTGTGGGCGGCCGTCCTCTCCCTCGGCCTCACCTACGGCGCTTACGGCTCCGAAATCGTGCGGGGCGCGGTGAACGCGGTCTCCCCCGCCCAGCGCGAGGCGGGCATCGCCCTCAGCTTCACCCCGGCCCAGCAACTGCGGAAGATCATCCTTCCGCAGGCCTGGCCGGAGATGATCCCGCCCTTCAACAACCTGCTCATCGAGCTGCTGAAGGGCACCGCGCTCGTCTCGATCATGGGCGTGGCGGACATCGCGTTCGGCGCCTCGCTGGTGCGCAACGCCACGGGCCAGAGCGCGCCCGTCTACACGATCATCCTGGTGATGTACTTCGTCCTCGCCTTCGTCCTGACCCGGGGCATGCGCGTGCTGGAACGCCAGGCCAAGGCCGGAGTCGGGCAGGCTCCCCCACCGCGCTCGTCCGGGATGTCGCGCAAGCTCGCCATTCCTCGTCAGAGCCGGGTCTCGGCGAGCGCCGGGGGTGAGCGCTGATGCAGTGGGACTGGTCCGCAGTCGACGAGTTCATGCCGCGCTTCTGGGACGGCCTGCTGGTCACCCTCCAGGCGCTGGTGCTGGGCGCGCTGGTCGCCTTCGCGCTCGGCCTCGTCTGGGCGCTTGCCCAGCGCTCGCGCCTGGCCGTGGTGCGCTGGCCGGTGACCGCCGTCACCGAGTTCGTCCGCAACACCCCGCTGCTGGTGCAGCTCTTCTTCCTCTACTACGTCCTGCCGGAGTGGGGCATCACGCTCTCGGCCATGGTCACCGGCGTCGTCGGGCTCGGCCTGCACTACTCGACGTACACGGCCGAGGTCTACCGCGCCGGCATCGACGGCGTTCCGCAGGGTCAGTGGGAGGCGGCCACCGCGCTGAGCCTGCCGCGCACCCGCACCTGGGGTGCGGTGATCCTGCCGCAGGCGATCCGCCGGGTCGCCCCGGCGCTCGGCAACTACGTCATCGCGATGCTCAAGGACACACCGATGATCTTCGTCATCGGTGTGATGGACATGCTCGGTGAGGCACGGCAGTTCGCGTCCGAGACCTTCCTGACGGTCGAGGCGTTCACGGTCGTCGGCATCGCCTTCATCCTCATCTCCTATCCGGCATCCCTTCTCATGCGAGCACTGGAGCGACGCCTTGTCCGCTGACAGCAACCCCCCGAACACCGCGAAGGAAGCGGCGGCCGACACCCCTGTGGCCGGTACCGCGGCCACCGCCGCCCCGGCCGGAACCGCACCGTCGACCGGCGAGCTGATCCGCTTCGACGGGGTCACCAAGCGCTTCGGCGCCAACACCGTCCTGGACTCGCTGGACTTCACCGTCGACCCGGGCAAGCACGTGACCCTGATCGGGCCTTCCGGGTCCGGCAAGACGACGATCCTGCGGCTGCTGATGACGCTGACCAGGCCGGACGAGGGCACGATCACGGTCGACGGGCAGTATCTGTGCCACGAGGAGAAGAACGGCAGACTCGTCCCGGCCGGCGAGAAGCACGTGCGCGAAGTGCGGAAGAACATCGGCATGGTGTTCCAGCAGTTCAACCTCTTCCCCAACATGAAGGTCCTGCGGAACATCACCGAGGCCCCGGTCCATGTGCTGGGCATGTCCCAGGACGAGGCGGACGAGCGGGCCCGCGGGCTGCTCGACCTGGTCGGGCTCGGCGACCGCTGCGACGCCTACCCCAGCCAGCTGTCCGGCGGACAGCAGCAGCGTGTGGCCATCGCCCGCGCGCTGGCGATGCGCCCCAAGGTGCTGCTGCTCGACGAGGTCACCTCGGCGCTCGACCCCGAGCTCGTCGCGGGAGTCCTCGACGTCCTGCGGGACATCGCGCACACCACCGACATCACGATGCTGTGCGTGACCCACGAGATGAATTTCGCCCGGGACATCTCGGACTGCGTGCTGATGTTCGACGAGGGCAAGGTCATCGAATCCGGCCACCCGGACAAGATCTTCACCGAGCCGGAGAACGAGCGGACAAGGGACTTCCTGAGCGCTGTTCTCTGAGACTCCGGGGTCCAAGGACCACGATCTTGACAACGGCATATGCCAGACGGATGCGCCCCTGGGCAGAGCCCCGGGGCGCTCCATCATTCTCGCCAACAGCCGCCCCTCCAGCGGCTCTTGACCGCTATCGTGGTAGAGAAGCTTGCGGTGACGACCTGCTAGGGGGAGACCGTGGCGCTGAAGCCGGAGCCGACCGCGCCGTTCCATTCGGTGCAGTACGTCCTGCGTGTCCTGGAGACGATCTCGAAGCACGGCGGTGGTGTCACCGACGTCCAGATCGCCCGGGAGACAGGGCTGCCCACCGGCCATCTGGCTCCCATGCTGGCCATGCTCCGCCGCGAGGGTTATGTGGAGCAGGTCGCGGACGGCGCCTATGTGATAGGCGACTCCCTGGTCCTTCTCGGTTCGGGCGTCACGCGCCAGGAGGCGCTGGAGGCCAAGCTCCAGGAGACGCTGACCGAGCTGCGCGACTCCGTGGGAGCGGCGGTCTACATCAGCCGGTACATCGACGGCGAGGTCAAGATCACGCAGTACGCCGACGGTCCGCGCGCCCCCAAGGTCAACGAGTGGGTGGACTTCCGCTCGGCGGCGCATGCGAGCGCCGTCGGCAAATGCCTGCTGACCCAGCTCGACCAGAACGGCCGCCGGGACCATCTCTCCCGCCACCGGATCACCCGGCTGACGTCGAGGACGATCACCAGCGAGAAGCTGCTCTTCTCCAAGCTGGACAGCCAGCCGCCGACGGTCCCGATCCTGGATCTCCAGGAGTACGCCGTGGGCACGGTCTGCGCGGCCGTCCCGCTGACGGCGGGCTCGGCGGTCGGCTGTCTG is a genomic window containing:
- a CDS encoding D-2-hydroxyacid dehydrogenase, whose amino-acid sequence is MSEPTLLVLQADPPPRLGKLTGRVRVSYADEQSLAAQLPHADVLLAWDFTSDAVRLAWPGDGPRPRWVHTPSAGVDRLLCPELAESDTVVTNARGVFEEPIAEYVAGLVLAMAKDLPGTLELQRQRRWRHREGLRVAGTRATVVGAGPIGRAVAATLEALGITVAVVGRTARGAIHGTEDLDPLLARADWVVCAAPLTDATRGMFDRRRFALMQPSARFINVGRGPLVVEDDLVAALNDRVITGAALDVFTSEPLEPDSALWDVPGLIVSPHMSGDTVGWRDRLGEQFVDLYDLWEAGKPFPNVVDKKRGYVPMHD
- a CDS encoding amidase, which gives rise to MTDPLTDHTARQLLAGYEKGDFTPVEATRAALERIEAVQPLVNAFVRVDAEAAIAQAEASAERWRRKEPQGLLDGVPVTVKDLLLQRGGPTLRGSHTVRAEGAWDEDAPSVARMREHGAVFLAKTTTPEFGWKGVTDSPRHGVTGNPYDPSRTAGGSSGGSGAAVALGAGALSLGTDGGGSVRIPASFCGIFGLKPTYGRVPLYPSSPFGTLAHVGPMTRDAADAALLLDVISGPDWRDWSQLAPAGSAQDALADGIHGLRIAYSPSFGGQVAVRPAIASAVRGAVQALAGRGAYIEEADPDISDPVEAFHTLWFSGAARLLQALGSPQRQSLDPGLREITAIGARHSALEYLAAVDTRMDLGRRMGRFHSTYDLLVTPTLPVTAFEAGAEVPAGSGHRRWTGWTPFTYPFNLTQQPAATVPCGVDEDGLPIGVQLVGARHADALVLRAAHALYESGVASIPAPRPRI
- a CDS encoding DUF3830 family protein, whose translation is MADHITGPADRFVEVSLDKRGISCTARLLTDKAPITCAAVWDALPLGGDVYHAKYARNEIYALLPAFAPQEPPLENPTVTPIPGDLCYFTFSDVQLGTNSYGYGDKAAHAGRATVVDLALFYERNNLLLNGDTGWVPGIVWGTVVDGLDRMAEACQDLWRAGALGETLSFRRA
- the ehuB gene encoding ectoine/hydroxyectoine ABC transporter substrate-binding protein EhuB; protein product: MAPPQGISRHSTGQGIRRRSLLAGAVALGAVGAVGATSACSRVATADAGDGGHLLEQLRAKKTVRLGLAGEQPYSYIGKDGKMTGSAPAIAERIFKELGVENVQPFPTEFGSLITGLNSLQFDVVAAGMYINPERCEQVIFADPEYQMLDAFIVRKGNPKNLHSYKDIAEAGAKMATGVGYAEIDYAKEAGVKNLTTLPDQLAGLLAVEQGRVDVFVGTAVTVRNVVKETRSGKVEATAEVTPYVKGKPVIDVGGFAFRSPETTLRDAFNRELHKLKKSGELLEIMRPFGFTKDQMTTITAKEKCKP
- the ehuC gene encoding ectoine/hydroxyectoine ABC transporter permease subunit EhuC; its protein translation is MSEISAGLWELLLKGVWITVQLTVLSAALAAVVAFVVGLARAHRLWIVRFVAGAYFEIFRGTSALILMFWIFFVLPLGFGWQLVPLWAAVLSLGLTYGAYGSEIVRGAVNAVSPAQREAGIALSFTPAQQLRKIILPQAWPEMIPPFNNLLIELLKGTALVSIMGVADIAFGASLVRNATGQSAPVYTIILVMYFVLAFVLTRGMRVLERQAKAGVGQAPPPRSSGMSRKLAIPRQSRVSASAGGER
- the ehuD gene encoding ectoine/hydroxyectoine ABC transporter permease subunit EhuD, with the protein product MQWDWSAVDEFMPRFWDGLLVTLQALVLGALVAFALGLVWALAQRSRLAVVRWPVTAVTEFVRNTPLLVQLFFLYYVLPEWGITLSAMVTGVVGLGLHYSTYTAEVYRAGIDGVPQGQWEAATALSLPRTRTWGAVILPQAIRRVAPALGNYVIAMLKDTPMIFVIGVMDMLGEARQFASETFLTVEAFTVVGIAFILISYPASLLMRALERRLVR
- the ehuA gene encoding ectoine/hydroxyectoine ABC transporter ATP-binding protein EhuA; translation: MAGTAATAAPAGTAPSTGELIRFDGVTKRFGANTVLDSLDFTVDPGKHVTLIGPSGSGKTTILRLLMTLTRPDEGTITVDGQYLCHEEKNGRLVPAGEKHVREVRKNIGMVFQQFNLFPNMKVLRNITEAPVHVLGMSQDEADERARGLLDLVGLGDRCDAYPSQLSGGQQQRVAIARALAMRPKVLLLDEVTSALDPELVAGVLDVLRDIAHTTDITMLCVTHEMNFARDISDCVLMFDEGKVIESGHPDKIFTEPENERTRDFLSAVL